GGTCGCGCGCGAGCTGCTGCAGCTGGCGCTGGACCGCGGCGGCAGCGACAACGTCACCCTCGTCGTCGGACGCGCGCTGCCCCGCGCTACCGACTGACCGCGGCGCGCGATCCTGACGTCGATTCCGACGGTCGAGCCCGTCGCGCACACCGTGCGCCGATGGCCCGCAGCGTGACGACGGACGGCCTCTGGCGTGCCCGAGAATTGCATGGCTGGGTGCGCTGCGTCACGCGGCCCCGGCTGCGTGACGCGCTAGGCTGATCCATCGTCGCCAGTGTCGGTCGCGCGCCCCAGGCGCGTCCGACGGAGGGCCGTCGTCCGGCGGTCCGCAGCGCGGTCCTCCTCCACCAGGGGAGGACGCACCACCCTCCGCACGTCCCCGTGGCGTGCGGGCGCACTCCCCGTCCATGCGAGCCTTCCGCTTCCTCCGCGCCGCCACGCTCCTGCTCGCGCTGGCCGGCGCCGGCTGCGACCGCCCGGATGCCCCCACCGCGCCGCGCGCGCTGGCCCCGACCGCCGCGCCGTCAGGCGGCCTCCTCGGCAGCGTCGTCGGCGGCGTGCTCGGCACCGTCACGCGGCTGGCCTGTCCGACCGAGGCGTCGCGGCGCGGCACGGCGGTCGTGGGACCCGAGGGCGGCGCGCTGGTGGTGGACGGCTTCCGCGTCGACTTCCCCGCGGGCGCGGTTCCGGAGCCGGAGACGTTCTCGCTCGAGGTGGTCGCCGGCCAGAACCTCGAGATCGAGGTCCACGCCGAGGGCTACGCGCACTACCTGTTCGCGCGGCCGGTGACGGTGACGCTCGACCTGTCCACGTGCGGCGGGCTGCTCCCCGCGGGGCTACAGGCGTGGTACATCGACTCGGACACCAAGGCGCTGCTGGCGCCGATGGGCGGCCTGCTCGACCCGACGGCGCGCACGCTGCGGTTCCAGACGCCGCACTTCTCCGGCTACACGATCGCCTGGTGACGGCGCCGCAGTCGACGTCGCAGGGGACGTCGCCGATGCCGCCGCGCACCGCGTACACGCCGGTCGTGCAGCGCGCCGACGACGAGGTCCGCGAGGCGATCGCGCAGGGCCAGCGCTTCGAGTACGCGGGCGACCAGGCGCGCGCGCACCGCGCGTACGCGACCGCGCTCGCGCTGGCCGAGACGCCGGCGCTGCGCGCGGAGGCGGTGCGGCGCATGGGCGACACGCACCGCGCGCGCGGCGCGTGGACGGAGGCGCGCGCGGCCTACGACCGCAGCGCCACGCTCGCGGAGGAGGCCGGCCTGACCGACCTGTACGCCGAGGCGCTGAACGCCGACGGCGGCGTCGCCATCCTGCAGGGCGACGCGGAGCGCGCGACGGCGGTGTTCGAGCGCGCGCTGCAGTGCAATCCCGGCCCGCGCGTGCGCGGGCTGCTGCTGCAGAACGTCGGCATGCTCGCCGCTCGGCGGCGCGAGCACGCGCACGCGGTCGAGCTGTTCGTCGCGTCGCTCGGCTGCTTCCGCGAGTCGGGCTACCGGCGCGGCGTGCTGATCGCGCTCAACAACCTCGGCGCCGCGCGCATCGAGGTGGGCGAGCCGGCGGCCGCGGTGCCGCTGCTGCGCGAGGCGGCGGCCATCGCGCGCGAGCTGCAGGAGCTCGACCTCCTGCTGCTGACGGTGCGCAACGAGGCCGAGGTGTGCCTGCAGCTCGGCCGCCTCGACGAGGCCGAGCAGTACATCGGCGAGGCGCTCGGCCACTTCTCGAAGGTGGGCAACGAGGCGCGCCGCGCGGAGTGCCTGGTGATCCTGGGCGACGTGCAGCGCGCGCGCGGCGAGCCGATGCTCGACGGCGTCGCCGCGCGCTGCTACACGCTGGCCGCGGAGCTGGCGGAGTCGGTGGGCGCGGGCCCGATCGCGACTCGCGCCCGCGCCGCGCTGGCCGCGCTCCCCGTCAGCCCAGGGTGACGGTGCGGCGGCGCCGCACGCGCACGCCGCCGAGCAGCGCGAGCCCGCCGCCGAGCAGCGCGACGGTCGTCGGCTCGGGGACCGTCGACACGGGAGCGCCACCGCCGCCGCCGTTCCCGCCGCCGGTGCCGCCCTGTGGATCGAGCGTCGTGCCCTCGCCGATCGTGTCGGTGTCGAGGTCGAACGCGACGCTGGTGCCCGCGGCGAGCGGCGACGCGCCGCCGAAGAGCAGGTCCACCTGCTCGAACAGGTCGCCCATCGGCGACGATCCGACGAGCGCCACGGCGTTGCGGTACGTGACCGTCGCGGTGGCGTCGTACCGCGAGGGGCTGAACGGATCCTCGCCCTGCAGCCGCAGCGCGATGCCGAGCGCGGAGTTCTCGGTCAGCACCTCGTCGCCGTTCATGTCGAACACCGTGCCGCCCGGCGCGCCGCTCAGCACGAGCCGCGTCAGCCCGCCCGACCACAGGTTGTCGAGCGACCAGAGGAAGTCGAACGGCGCACCCGTGTTGAGCTCCGCGCCGAGGGAGAGGCGGAAGCGCTGCGTGCTGACGCCGAACAGCTCGTCGCCCAGGTCGCCCCACACGCCGGAGACGATCTCGCCGTCGGCGAAGGTGGCCGTCACCTGCATGCCGGCCATCGCCGAGCCGGTCGTGGACGCCGACGAGAGGCGGGCGGTGGTGTACGTGGTGCCGGTCTCGGTGACGACGGACTGCGCGTGCAGCGCCGGCGCGGCCACGAGGCCCGCGGCGATCAGGGAGAGGATCGGGAGTCGCATGACGGTGAAGCCCACGGTGAAGACGGCGGTGATGACGGAATCGGAAGGATCGACGAACGCGCGCATCGTACGGATCGCGGGCGCGCGTCGCATGAGCAGTTCGGCTCACGCGGCGCGGAGCGTGCGACGGGGCGGCGTGATGCTCCCGCGACCCCTCTCCCCACTCGCGCTGCTCGCGCTCTTCGGCAGCGCGGCGTGCGCGCCCGCCGTCACGCCCATCGCGACGGCGCCGACGCCCGTGGCCGCGCCCGCGCGACTGGCCGCGACCGACTCGCTCGTCGTCGGCTCACCGCCGACCGTGGGTCTCGCGCCCACGCTCACCGCGCGCCTCGACTCGCTGATGCGCGCGTCGCTCGCGGCGGGCGCCGCGCCGGGCGGGGCGCTGGCGGTGGGGCGATACGGACGGCTCGTGCACCTGAAGGGCTACGGCACGACCGACTGGCCCGACGGCGCGCCGCGCGTGGACGCCGCGACGCTCTACGACCTCGCGTCGCTGACGAAGGTCGTGGCGACGACGACGGCGGCGATGATCCTCGAGGAGGAGGGGCGGCTGGACCTCGCGCGGCCGGTGCGCGACTACGTGCCCGAGCTGAGCGCGCCCGACAAGGCCGGCATCACCGTGCGCATGCTGCTGACGCACCAGGGCGGGCTGGAGGCCGGCGCGGCGCTGTATCGCCAGCATCGCGGCCGCGCGGCGTACCTCGCGCAGATCAACGCGCGCCCGCTGCGCTCCGCGCCCGGCACGCAGACCGTGTACAGCGACTGGGACATGGTGCTCCTGCAGGCGGTGATCGAGCGCATCACCGGGCAGGCGCTGGACGCGTTCGTGGCGCAGCGCGTGTTCGCGCCGCTGGGGATGCGCGACACGCGCTTCACGCCCGACACGTCGGACGCCGCGCTGCGCCGCCGCATCGCGCCGACGATGGTGGACACGTCGCGCGGCGGCCTGCAGTGGGGCACCGTGCACGACGGCAACGCGTGGGCGATCGGTGGCGTGTCGGGGCACGCGGGGCTCTTCTCCTCCGCGCGCGATCTCGCCGTGTTCGCGCAGATGCTGCTGAACGGCGGGAGCTACCGCGGCGTGCGGCTGCTGAAGCCGCAGACCGTCGCGCGCTGGACGTCGCCGCAGGGGCCCTCGGCCAGCCGCGCGCTGGGGTGGGACACGCCCGCTCAGAGCTCCAGCGCCGGCCAGTTCTTCTCGCCGCGCAGCTTCGGGCACACGGGCTTCACGGGCACGTCGCTCTGGATGGATCCCGAGCGCGGCGTGTTCGTCGTGCTGCTGCTGAACCGCGTGCACTCGCGCGGCGAGGGGACGCTGCACCCCGCGCTGCGACGGCAGGTGGCGGACGCGGTGCAGCGCGCCATCACCGACGCGCCGCTGATCCAGTGGGAGGCGCCGACGCTGCCGGCGGGCGTCTCGGCGCCGTGAGACGGGTCGCGCGGCTGGCGCTGCTGCTCGCGCTCGCGTCGCGCGGCGCGACGGCGCAGGCGCGCGCGACGTGGGGCGACACGCTCGTCGCCGCACCGCCCGAGGCCGCGGGCTTCGCGCCCGGGCTGAGCGCGCAGCTCGACTCCGCGATGCGCGCGCTGGTCGCGGAGGCGAAGGTGCCGGGCGCGGTGCTCGCCGTCGGGCGGCGCGGGCGGCTCGTGCACCTGCAGGGCTACGGCACGACGGACTGGCGCGCGGGCGCGCCGGTCGCGGACGCGTCCACGCTCTACGACCTCGCGTCGCTCACGAAGGTCGTCGCCACCACCACCGCCGCGATGGCGCTGGAGGACGCGGGACGGCTGGACCTCGATCGCCCGGTGCGCCGCTACGTGCCCGCGCTGGACGCGCGCGACAAGGCGGGGATCACGGTGCGCATGCTGCTCACGCACCGCAGCGGGCTGGAAGCGGGCGCGCCGCTCTACGCGCACGTGCGCGGGAAGGAGGCGTACGTGCGCGCCATCAACGCGCGCCCCGTGCAGGCGCCGCCCGGCGCGTACACCGAGTACGGCGACTGGAACATGGTGCTCCTGCAGGCCGTGATCGAGCACGTCACCGGCCGCCCGCTCGACGCCTTCGTGCGCGACCGCATCTTCCGCCCGCTCGGCATGCGCGAGGCGCGGTTCCGCCCCGACACGTCGGACCACGCGCTGCGCCGCCGCATCGCGCCGACGGACGTCGCGTGGGGCGTGGTGCACGACCCGAACGCGCGCGCGATGGGCGGCGTCTCGGGACACGCCGGACTGTTCGCCACCGCGCGCGACCTCGCGGTGTTCGCGCAGACGATGCTGAACGGCGGCCGCTACGGCACCGCGCGCATCGCGTCGCCCGCGACGGTCGCGCGCTGGACCGCCGCCCAGCGCGCCGACGCCAGCCGCGCCCTCGGCTGGGACACGTCGATGGCGCCCGCGACGGGCGCGGGGACGCTCTTCTCGCGGCGGAGCTACGGGCACACGGGCTTCACGGGCACCTCGCTCTGGATCGACCCGGACCGCGAGCTGTTCGTGGTGCTGCTGCTCCACCGCGTGCACCAGCGCGGCGAGAGCGTGGGGATCGGCGGAGCGCGGCGGCGCGTGCACGACCTGGTGCAGCAGGCGGTCGTGGACGGGCTGCGGGTGCGGAAGGAGCCGGGCGTCGAGACGCCGGAGGAAGTCGATCGTTCGCCGTGATGGCGACGCGCGGGGCCCGTTCGCCTTTGGGGAGGATACGGATCCTCCGGATCTGGCGGATGCTTCGGATCGCACCGTTCGGGCGCATGGGACGTCGCCGCCACGCGGGACGATCCGAAGCATCCGTATCATCCGGAGCATCCGTAACCTCTCCAAGAGCCACAGGGGGCCGGCGCGGGAACCGCAGGCGGTCCGATGGGGTCGAAAAGCGGGCCTAAGTCGTTATGTTGCAAGGGCCCCGGGCACGCTCCAGTCCCCGGGGTGCCAGCCGCACGCCCCTCCCGCGGCCCGTCCCGCAGTCGCTTCGCCGCATGTCCTCGACGCTCAGCTCCACCTCCACCGACCCCTTCCTCCTGCCGGCCGACGACGCCGAGTCGCTGGCCGAGCGGCTGCGCGCCGCGGCCGAGCTCCTGGAGGCGATCGTCGACGACCGGGCGCTGCTGGCGCGCGTGTCGCCCGAGGACCGCACGCGCCTGCTGAAGGCGGCCGGCCAGGTCTCGCGTCCCGACGCGGTCGACCGGCGCCAGCTGGTGAAGGCGAGCAAGCGGCAGCGGAAGGCGACCCGCGTCGAGCGCGCCGAGCAGGTGCTGAACGCGACCGGCATCCGCAAGCTGCGCCGCGAGCCGGTGTTCACCGCGCAGAACTACTTCCCGCCGGTGAACTTCGAGCAGCAGGACGTGGAGGGCGACCCGGAGTTCCGCGAGGCCGTCGAGCCGCAGAACTGCTACATCTGCAAGCGCGACTACTCGGCCATCCACCACTTCTACGACCAGCTCTGCCCCGAGTGCGCGGAGCTGAACTACCGGAAGCGCACCGAGCTGGCCGACCTCACCGGCCGCGTGGCGCTGCTGACCGGCGGGCGCGTGAAGATCGGCTACCAGGCCGGCCTCAAGCTGCTGCGCGCGGGCGCGTCGCTCATCGTCACGACGCGCTTCCCGCGCGACTCGGCCGCGCGCTACGCGGCGGAGCCGGACTTCGCGGAGTGGGGCCACCGCCTCGAGATCTTCGGGCTCGACCTGCGCCACACGCCCAGCGTCGAGGCGTTCTGCCACCACCTGCTGCAGACGCGCGACCGGCTGGACTTCATCATCAACAACGCCTGCCAGACCGTGCGCCGGCCGCCCGACTTCTACGCCCACATGATGGCGGGCGAGACGGCGGCGCTGCACGAGCTGCCCGAGAGCGCGCGCCGCGTGCTCGGCGCGTACGAGGGGCTGCGCGGCTACCGCATGCTGCCCGAGGGCGGGGCCGAGGACGCGGGGCTGGCGCTGGCGACGACGGGCGGCCAGGTGGCGCGCGCGGCGACGGTGGTGGCGGGCCTCACGCACGCGGCCGAGCTGTCGCAGGTCGCGCTGCTCCCCGAGGAGATGCAGGCGCAGGCGCACCTCTTCCCCGAGGGGCGCCTCGACCAGGACCTGCAGCAGGTGGACCTGCGCGACCGCAACTCGTGGCGCATGCAGATGGACGAGGTGCCGTCGGTGGAGCTGCTGGAGGTGCAGCTCGTGAACGCCGTCGCGCCCTTCCTCATCAACGCGCGCCTCAAGCCGCTGATGACGCGCACGCCGGAGCGCGACAAGCACATCGTGAACGTGTCGGCCGTGGAAGGGCAGTTCTACCGCCGCTTCAAGACGACGCGCCACCCGCACACGAACATGGCCAAGGCCGCGCTGAACATGATGACGCGCACCTCGGCCGCCGACTACCACAGCTCGGGCATCCACATGAACGCCGTGGACACCGGGTGGGTGACGGACGAGGATCCGGTGGAGATCGCGGCCCGCAAGACGGCCGAGCACCGCTTCCATCCGCCGCTCGACATCGTGGACGGCGCGGCACGCATCGTGGACCCGATCATCGCCGGGATCAACACGGGCGAGCACACGTGGGGGCAGTTCCTGAAGGACTACAAGCCGACGGACTGGTAGTCGTTCGAGCGCCGCGGTCTGCGGGCTGCGGATCGACTGCAAGAGCAGACAGGATGACAGGATGACGAGGAGGCTCCGTGTGGCGCATTGCTCCAAGCGCCGGCGCGGGGCCTCCTGGTCATCCGGTCATCCCGTCAACGTCGTTTGCTCTTCAGGGGCCGGCGCGCCCGGGCCCCTTGGCTGTGGGAGGGATGCGGATGCTCCGGATGGAGACGGATGCTTCGGATCGTCCCTCGCGGCGCGACGTCCCATGCGCCACACGGAGCGATCCGTCTGATCCGCTTTCATCCGGAGCATCCGCATCCTCCCCCACAGGGGAATGGGTCCGGTGCGCGGGCCGGCCACGCAGCCCGCGGCACCCGCCGGAGCTGGCGCGGAACCGGGATGCAAACCATCTCTTCCTGTAGTTGGTCTAAAGGAGACTCCGATGCCCGATCCCCGCCGCGACCTCCTGCAGGGCACCCTCGAGCTGCTGGTGCTCACCACCCTGTCCCTCGAGCCGATGCACGGCTGGGGGATCTCGGTGCGGCTGCGCCAGATCTCCGGCGAGGTGTTCGACGTCCAGCAGGGATCGCTCTATCCCGCGCTGCAGCGGATGCTCCGCCGCGGCTGGGTGAAGGCCGAATGGCGGGTGTCGGAGAACAACCGCCGCGCGCGCTACTACCGACTCACCCCCGCCGGCGAGCGCCAGCTCGCCGAGCAGCGGGCCGAGTGGCAGCACTCCTCGCGCGCCGTCGATCGGGTGCTCCGTTACGCCTTCCAGGGAGGGTGACATGGGTCGGTTCCACGAGCTCGCGGCCGCCGCGCGCGCGCTGGGTCGCCGCCGGCAGGACGAGATCGAGCTCGACGAGGAGGTCCGCTTCCACCTCGACATGGAAGCGCAGGCGCTCGAGAAGGCCGGCGTGCCGCCCGACGAGGCCCGGCGTCGCGCCCGGCGCGACTTCGGCGGCGTCGATCGCTACAAGGAAGAGGTGCGCGACGAGCGCGGCACGCGCTGGCTGGAGGACGTCGCGCACGACGCGCGCTTCTCCTGGCGCTCGCTGCGGCGGCGGCCCGGCTTCACCTTCGTCGCCGCGCTGACGCTCGCCCTCGGCATCGGCGCGACGACGGCGCTGTTCGGCGTCGTGAAGGCCGCGCTCCTCACGCCGCTGCCGTGGGGCCGCCCCGAGAGCCTCGCCGTCGTCTGGAGCGCGTGGAAGGGCTTCGACCAGACGTGGCTCTCGTACGACGAGTGGGAGGCGTACCGCACCGAGATCCGCGCCTTCCAGGACGTCGCGATCTTCACCGACGGCGCGGCGATGCTCACCGACGGCACGGGCGAGCCGGAGCGGGTGCGCTCGGGCAGCGTGAGCGCGAACCTCTTCCAGGTGCTCGGCGTCTCGCCGCAGCTCGGCCGCGCCTTCACGGCGGAGGAGGACCGCCCGAACGGCGCGAACGTCGTCATCCTCGGGCACGACGTGTGGCAGCGCCGC
This is a stretch of genomic DNA from Roseisolibacter agri. It encodes these proteins:
- a CDS encoding serine hydrolase domain-containing protein, producing MRRVARLALLLALASRGATAQARATWGDTLVAAPPEAAGFAPGLSAQLDSAMRALVAEAKVPGAVLAVGRRGRLVHLQGYGTTDWRAGAPVADASTLYDLASLTKVVATTTAAMALEDAGRLDLDRPVRRYVPALDARDKAGITVRMLLTHRSGLEAGAPLYAHVRGKEAYVRAINARPVQAPPGAYTEYGDWNMVLLQAVIEHVTGRPLDAFVRDRIFRPLGMREARFRPDTSDHALRRRIAPTDVAWGVVHDPNARAMGGVSGHAGLFATARDLAVFAQTMLNGGRYGTARIASPATVARWTAAQRADASRALGWDTSMAPATGAGTLFSRRSYGHTGFTGTSLWIDPDRELFVVLLLHRVHQRGESVGIGGARRRVHDLVQQAVVDGLRVRKEPGVETPEEVDRSP
- a CDS encoding tetratricopeptide repeat protein, encoding MTAPQSTSQGTSPMPPRTAYTPVVQRADDEVREAIAQGQRFEYAGDQARAHRAYATALALAETPALRAEAVRRMGDTHRARGAWTEARAAYDRSATLAEEAGLTDLYAEALNADGGVAILQGDAERATAVFERALQCNPGPRVRGLLLQNVGMLAARRREHAHAVELFVASLGCFRESGYRRGVLIALNNLGAARIEVGEPAAAVPLLREAAAIARELQELDLLLLTVRNEAEVCLQLGRLDEAEQYIGEALGHFSKVGNEARRAECLVILGDVQRARGEPMLDGVAARCYTLAAELAESVGAGPIATRARAALAALPVSPG
- a CDS encoding PEP-CTERM sorting domain-containing protein (PEP-CTERM proteins occur, often in large numbers, in the proteomes of bacteria that also encode an exosortase, a predicted intramembrane cysteine proteinase. The presence of a PEP-CTERM domain at a protein's C-terminus predicts cleavage within the sorting domain, followed by covalent anchoring to some some component of the (usually Gram-negative) cell surface. Many PEP-CTERM proteins exhibit an unusual sequence composition that includes large numbers of potential glycosylation sites. Expression of one such protein has been shown restore the ability of a bacterium to form floc, a type of biofilm.), with translation MRAFVDPSDSVITAVFTVGFTVMRLPILSLIAAGLVAAPALHAQSVVTETGTTYTTARLSSASTTGSAMAGMQVTATFADGEIVSGVWGDLGDELFGVSTQRFRLSLGAELNTGAPFDFLWSLDNLWSGGLTRLVLSGAPGGTVFDMNGDEVLTENSALGIALRLQGEDPFSPSRYDATATVTYRNAVALVGSSPMGDLFEQVDLLFGGASPLAAGTSVAFDLDTDTIGEGTTLDPQGGTGGGNGGGGGAPVSTVPEPTTVALLGGGLALLGGVRVRRRRTVTLG
- a CDS encoding PadR family transcriptional regulator, yielding MPDPRRDLLQGTLELLVLTTLSLEPMHGWGISVRLRQISGEVFDVQQGSLYPALQRMLRRGWVKAEWRVSENNRRARYYRLTPAGERQLAEQRAEWQHSSRAVDRVLRYAFQGG
- a CDS encoding serine hydrolase domain-containing protein, translating into MLPRPLSPLALLALFGSAACAPAVTPIATAPTPVAAPARLAATDSLVVGSPPTVGLAPTLTARLDSLMRASLAAGAAPGGALAVGRYGRLVHLKGYGTTDWPDGAPRVDAATLYDLASLTKVVATTTAAMILEEEGRLDLARPVRDYVPELSAPDKAGITVRMLLTHQGGLEAGAALYRQHRGRAAYLAQINARPLRSAPGTQTVYSDWDMVLLQAVIERITGQALDAFVAQRVFAPLGMRDTRFTPDTSDAALRRRIAPTMVDTSRGGLQWGTVHDGNAWAIGGVSGHAGLFSSARDLAVFAQMLLNGGSYRGVRLLKPQTVARWTSPQGPSASRALGWDTPAQSSSAGQFFSPRSFGHTGFTGTSLWMDPERGVFVVLLLNRVHSRGEGTLHPALRRQVADAVQRAITDAPLIQWEAPTLPAGVSAP
- a CDS encoding SDR family NAD(P)-dependent oxidoreductase; this translates as MSSTLSSTSTDPFLLPADDAESLAERLRAAAELLEAIVDDRALLARVSPEDRTRLLKAAGQVSRPDAVDRRQLVKASKRQRKATRVERAEQVLNATGIRKLRREPVFTAQNYFPPVNFEQQDVEGDPEFREAVEPQNCYICKRDYSAIHHFYDQLCPECAELNYRKRTELADLTGRVALLTGGRVKIGYQAGLKLLRAGASLIVTTRFPRDSAARYAAEPDFAEWGHRLEIFGLDLRHTPSVEAFCHHLLQTRDRLDFIINNACQTVRRPPDFYAHMMAGETAALHELPESARRVLGAYEGLRGYRMLPEGGAEDAGLALATTGGQVARAATVVAGLTHAAELSQVALLPEEMQAQAHLFPEGRLDQDLQQVDLRDRNSWRMQMDEVPSVELLEVQLVNAVAPFLINARLKPLMTRTPERDKHIVNVSAVEGQFYRRFKTTRHPHTNMAKAALNMMTRTSAADYHSSGIHMNAVDTGWVTDEDPVEIAARKTAEHRFHPPLDIVDGAARIVDPIIAGINTGEHTWGQFLKDYKPTDW